The proteins below come from a single Rhizobium sp. BT04 genomic window:
- a CDS encoding FAD-linked oxidase C-terminal domain-containing protein yields MSDAISFLSPRADVLARRAQIVTDLTDLLPAECLVHEARELVPFETDAFVSYRRLPLAVALPRTTAEVSAVMRYCHRYGIPVVPRGAGTSLSGGAIPQEDAVVLGLSKMNAILEIDLPNRVAVVQAGVTNLNISESVSADGFFYAPDPSSQLACTIGGNIGMNSGGAHCLKYGVTTNNLLGVRMVLVDGTVIELGGKALDAAGYDLLGLVCGHEGQLGIVTEATVRLIAKPEGARPVLFGFESSEEAGACVADVIAAGIIPVAIEFMDKPAIEICDAFAHAGYPLDVGALLIVEVEGSEAEMDATLKDIVAIARRHAVKTVRECQSATEAALIWKGRKSAFGATGRIADYICMDGTVPLSQLSHVLKRTAEIVDHYGLRVANVFHAGDGNMHPLILFNANDPEDAARAEAAGNDILKLCVDAGGCLTGEHGVGIEKRDLMRHQYSEADLAQQMAVRAAFDPGWLLNPSKVFPLEGRPAA; encoded by the coding sequence ATGTCCGACGCCATTTCGTTTCTCAGCCCCCGCGCCGATGTCCTGGCGCGCCGGGCTCAGATCGTCACCGACCTGACCGATCTTCTGCCGGCGGAATGCCTGGTGCACGAGGCGCGCGAACTGGTGCCGTTCGAGACCGACGCCTTCGTCTCCTACCGTCGCCTGCCGCTCGCCGTCGCCTTGCCGCGCACCACGGCCGAGGTTTCGGCCGTCATGCGTTATTGCCACCGCTATGGCATTCCCGTCGTGCCGCGGGGCGCCGGCACCTCGCTCTCCGGCGGCGCCATTCCGCAGGAAGATGCCGTGGTGCTCGGCCTGTCGAAGATGAACGCTATCCTCGAAATCGATCTGCCGAACCGGGTCGCCGTGGTCCAGGCCGGCGTCACCAATCTCAATATTTCTGAATCCGTCTCCGCGGACGGCTTTTTCTATGCGCCCGATCCGAGTTCGCAGCTCGCCTGCACCATCGGCGGCAATATCGGCATGAATTCCGGCGGCGCCCACTGCCTGAAATACGGCGTCACCACCAACAATCTGCTCGGCGTCAGGATGGTGTTGGTCGACGGCACGGTGATCGAGCTTGGCGGCAAGGCGCTGGATGCGGCGGGTTATGACCTGCTCGGCCTCGTCTGCGGCCACGAAGGCCAGCTCGGCATCGTGACCGAGGCGACGGTGCGGCTGATCGCCAAGCCGGAAGGCGCCCGCCCCGTGCTCTTCGGCTTCGAGAGTTCGGAGGAGGCCGGCGCCTGCGTTGCCGATGTCATCGCCGCCGGCATCATCCCGGTTGCGATCGAATTCATGGACAAGCCGGCAATCGAGATCTGCGATGCCTTCGCTCATGCCGGATACCCGCTCGATGTCGGCGCGTTGCTGATCGTCGAGGTCGAGGGGTCGGAAGCGGAGATGGACGCGACGCTGAAGGACATCGTGGCGATCGCCCGCCGGCATGCTGTGAAGACGGTGCGCGAGTGCCAGTCGGCAACCGAGGCGGCGCTGATCTGGAAGGGGCGCAAATCCGCCTTCGGCGCCACCGGCCGCATCGCCGACTATATCTGCATGGATGGCACCGTGCCGCTCAGCCAGCTCTCCCACGTGCTGAAACGAACCGCCGAGATCGTCGATCATTACGGCCTGCGCGTCGCCAACGTCTTCCATGCCGGCGACGGCAATATGCACCCGCTGATCCTCTTCAACGCCAATGATCCGGAGGATGCCGCCCGCGCCGAGGCGGCCGGCAACGATATCCTGAAGCTCTGCGTCGACGCGGGCGGCTGCCTCACCGGCGAACATGGCGTCGGCATCGAGAAGCGCGACCTGATGCGCCACCAATATTCTGAGGCCGATCTCGCCCAGCAGATGGCGGTGCGCGCCGCCTTCGATCCCGGCTGGCTCCTCAACCCGTCGAAGGTCTTCCCGCTCGAAGGGCGCCCCGCCGCATGA
- the glcF gene encoding glycolate oxidase subunit GlcF: MQTNFTLTQLLDPDVAESEQILRKCVHCGFCTATCPTYVTLGNELDSPRGRIYLIKDMLENGRAADAEVVTHIDRCLSCLACVTTCPSGVDYMHLVDHARAHIEKTYKRPLMNRLTRAILAAVLPYPGRFRLALNLARLGRPFAGLMRRAALKPFAAMLALAPRRIPAASAFAKPGSYPPETERRGRVAILSGCAQPVLDPGINAAAIRLLTRLGVEVVLPEGEVCCGSLVHHMGRAEQALASARANVDIWTREIDGQGLDAIIITASGCGTTIKDYGHMLRLDPAYAAKAARVSALAKDVTEYLATLDLPAHMPKGVTVAYHSACSMQHGQRITLAPKQLLKAAGFAVRDPAEGHLCCGSAGTYNIMQPEISAALKARKVKNIEATKADVIATGNIGCITQIATGTGIPIVHTVELLDWAYGGAVPEKLTGLPLG, from the coding sequence ATGCAAACCAACTTCACCCTGACCCAGCTCCTCGATCCCGATGTTGCCGAATCCGAGCAGATTCTGCGCAAATGCGTTCATTGCGGTTTCTGCACCGCCACCTGTCCCACCTATGTCACCCTCGGCAACGAGCTCGACAGCCCGCGCGGCCGCATCTACCTGATCAAGGACATGCTGGAAAACGGGCGGGCCGCCGATGCCGAAGTCGTCACTCATATCGACCGCTGTCTCTCCTGCCTTGCCTGTGTCACCACCTGTCCCTCGGGTGTCGACTACATGCATCTGGTTGATCACGCCCGCGCCCATATCGAAAAAACCTATAAACGCCCGCTGATGAACCGGCTGACGCGCGCCATCCTGGCCGCCGTGCTGCCCTATCCCGGCCGTTTCCGCCTGGCGCTCAATCTCGCCCGCCTCGGCCGGCCCTTCGCCGGCCTGATGCGACGGGCCGCGCTGAAACCTTTCGCCGCCATGCTGGCGCTTGCGCCGCGTCGCATCCCCGCCGCTTCGGCTTTCGCAAAACCGGGCAGCTACCCGCCCGAGACCGAACGGCGCGGCCGGGTGGCGATCCTTTCCGGCTGCGCCCAGCCGGTGCTCGATCCCGGCATCAACGCGGCGGCGATCCGGCTGCTGACCCGGCTCGGCGTCGAGGTCGTGCTGCCGGAAGGCGAGGTCTGCTGCGGTTCGCTGGTCCATCACATGGGCCGTGCCGAACAGGCGCTCGCCAGCGCGCGGGCCAATGTCGATATCTGGACGCGCGAGATCGACGGGCAGGGCCTCGACGCGATCATCATCACCGCCTCCGGCTGCGGCACGACGATCAAGGATTACGGCCACATGCTGCGCCTCGACCCCGCCTATGCTGCAAAGGCGGCCAGGGTCTCGGCGCTCGCCAAGGACGTCACCGAATATCTCGCAACCCTCGACCTGCCGGCGCACATGCCGAAGGGCGTCACGGTTGCCTATCATTCCGCCTGTTCCATGCAGCACGGGCAGAGGATCACCCTGGCGCCGAAGCAATTGCTGAAAGCGGCGGGTTTTGCCGTGCGCGATCCCGCCGAAGGCCATCTTTGCTGCGGCTCTGCCGGCACCTACAACATCATGCAGCCGGAGATCTCGGCGGCGCTGAAGGCGCGCAAGGTCAAGAACATCGAGGCCACCAAGGCCGATGTCATCGCCACTGGCAATATCGGCTGCATCACCCAGATTGCTACCGGCACCGGCATTCCGATCGTACATACGGTCGAGCTTCTCGATTGGGCTTATGGCGGCGCTGTGCCGGAAAAATTAACAGGTTTGCCGTTAGGCTGA
- a CDS encoding adenosylhomocysteinase: protein MEKTATRIDWIGTGCRLLTATAAEFERTRPFEGLSIGTGIHLEPKTVALLMTLRAGGARLVCTGNLNSTQPSTVEFLRSQGIAVFATQTTDPAAHHQSLEAVITEKPDLLLDNGGDLFAIAAEKPYANLRGGTEETTSGRTRLAPLRERLNMPILVINDSPIKQFAENRHAVGQSLFESYLRFTNRSTNGKRVTVFGYGACGKGTAACFRNAFSSVSVVDIDPVTTLEAHLDGFVTPLRDAAIRSADIIVTVTGFAGIVTAADLPLVKDGAILMNGGHFPQEIDVEAFRRHPDVTGIHRYEADHIETFHLSDGRSFHVLGGGHMANLAGPRPLGNTVESMDLGFTLQARCLERIAKGEAGPESCVVPVPRAIDAIVAKAYLDLSR, encoded by the coding sequence ATGGAAAAGACCGCAACCCGCATCGACTGGATCGGCACCGGCTGCCGGCTGCTCACGGCGACGGCCGCCGAATTCGAGCGCACACGTCCTTTCGAGGGTCTGTCGATCGGCACCGGCATCCATCTGGAGCCGAAGACGGTGGCGCTGCTGATGACGCTGCGCGCCGGCGGCGCGCGTCTCGTCTGCACGGGCAATCTCAACAGTACTCAGCCCTCGACGGTCGAGTTCCTGCGTTCCCAGGGCATCGCGGTCTTTGCGACACAGACGACCGATCCTGCCGCCCATCATCAGAGCTTAGAGGCGGTCATCACAGAAAAGCCGGATCTGCTGCTCGACAATGGCGGCGATCTCTTCGCCATCGCGGCGGAAAAGCCCTATGCCAATCTCCGCGGCGGCACCGAGGAGACCACCTCGGGCCGCACCCGTCTGGCGCCGCTGCGCGAGCGCCTGAACATGCCGATCCTCGTCATCAATGACAGCCCGATCAAGCAGTTCGCCGAAAACAGGCATGCCGTCGGCCAGAGCCTGTTCGAAAGCTACCTGCGTTTCACCAATCGCTCCACCAATGGCAAACGCGTGACGGTCTTCGGCTACGGCGCCTGCGGCAAGGGCACGGCCGCCTGTTTTCGCAATGCCTTTTCGTCAGTCAGCGTCGTCGATATCGATCCGGTGACGACGCTCGAAGCCCACCTCGACGGTTTCGTCACGCCGCTGCGCGACGCAGCGATCCGCTCGGCCGACATCATCGTCACCGTCACCGGTTTTGCCGGCATCGTGACGGCAGCCGACCTGCCGCTCGTCAAGGACGGCGCGATCCTGATGAATGGCGGCCATTTCCCGCAGGAGATCGATGTCGAGGCTTTTCGCCGCCACCCCGATGTCACCGGCATCCATCGCTACGAGGCCGATCATATCGAGACCTTCCACCTGAGCGACGGCCGCTCCTTCCATGTGCTCGGCGGCGGACACATGGCCAACCTCGCCGGCCCGCGGCCGCTCGGCAATACCGTCGAGTCGATGGATCTCGGCTTCACCCTTCAGGCCCGCTGCCTGGAACGTATCGCCAAGGGCGAGGCTGGCCCTGAATCCTGCGTCGTGCCTGTGCCCAGGGCTATCGACGCGATAGTGGCGAAGGCCTATCTCGATCTCTCACGCTGA
- a CDS encoding outer membrane protein, with translation MTSALRSSASLLAGIAFFTICSAASASAEDLQFSIYGGYQTAPHSGVDLSDGTHFTAGWEGKSFGSPPYYGGRVTWWLENFNKPNWGISLDYTHDKVYADDDTLAKTGWSHFEFTDGLNLLTVNGLYRFQDPTRRWTPYLGAGIGVNIPHVEVIRPEGKTWAYEFGGVTLQAQAGVDFKVTDRWSTFVEYKGTYSRVDVPIDSGVDLKTNIFTNAVNVGVSFHW, from the coding sequence ATGACATCTGCGCTGCGTTCTTCCGCTTCCCTGCTTGCGGGCATCGCGTTTTTCACCATCTGTTCGGCAGCCTCCGCCTCGGCGGAAGACCTGCAGTTCTCCATCTACGGTGGCTATCAGACGGCACCGCACAGCGGGGTCGATCTCTCCGACGGCACGCATTTCACCGCCGGCTGGGAAGGCAAGTCCTTCGGCAGCCCGCCTTACTACGGCGGCCGCGTCACCTGGTGGCTCGAGAACTTCAACAAGCCGAACTGGGGTATCTCGCTCGATTACACCCATGACAAGGTCTATGCCGACGACGATACGCTGGCCAAAACCGGCTGGTCGCATTTCGAATTCACCGACGGCCTCAACCTGCTCACGGTGAACGGGCTCTACCGTTTCCAGGATCCGACCCGCCGCTGGACGCCTTATCTCGGCGCCGGTATCGGCGTGAACATTCCGCATGTCGAAGTGATTCGTCCCGAGGGCAAGACCTGGGCCTATGAATTCGGCGGCGTGACGCTGCAGGCGCAGGCCGGCGTCGATTTCAAGGTGACCGATCGCTGGTCGACCTTTGTCGAATACAAGGGCACCTATTCGCGCGTCGACGTTCCGATCGACAGCGGCGTCGACCTGAAGACCAACATCTTCACCAATGCCGTCAATGTCGGCGTATCATTCCACTGGTAA
- the glcE gene encoding glycolate oxidase subunit GlcE, whose amino-acid sequence MIDLMPTSEEEVAAIVRAHAESGRPLAICGGDSRSGFGNDMITEERLRSTGLSGIVAYNPGEMVMTARAGTPLAEVEAALQESGQMLAFEPMDHRPVMGTSGEPTIGGVFAANVSGPRRLIAGAARDSLLGVRFVNGKGEIIKAGGRVMKNVTGLDLVKLIAGSHGTLGFLTEVTFRVPPSAKTERTVVLSGLNDAEAANAMAAAMALPVEISSAAHLPLTVTWKFLAGTLPEGEATVLRIEGLAGSVDVRVEKLAAAMSAFATVTRLEQPESRRLWQEIRDVLPYADGTARPVWRVSVAPGTGHRLVAALRLEAGVDAFYDWQGGLVWMRMEAGPEAELVRRFIKALGGGHATLIRASVAARAVTAAFHPEPEAVAMLSRRVKEKFDPAGIFNPGKMG is encoded by the coding sequence ATGATCGATCTGATGCCGACGAGCGAGGAAGAGGTGGCGGCAATCGTCCGCGCCCATGCGGAAAGCGGCCGGCCGCTGGCGATTTGCGGCGGCGATAGCCGCTCGGGCTTCGGCAACGACATGATCACAGAGGAGCGGCTGCGCTCGACCGGGCTTTCCGGCATCGTCGCCTATAATCCCGGAGAGATGGTCATGACCGCGCGAGCGGGCACGCCGCTTGCCGAGGTCGAGGCGGCACTTCAGGAGAGCGGCCAGATGCTCGCTTTCGAGCCGATGGATCATCGCCCGGTGATGGGCACATCGGGCGAGCCGACCATTGGGGGCGTCTTCGCCGCCAATGTCTCCGGCCCGCGCCGGCTCATCGCCGGTGCGGCGCGCGACAGCCTGCTCGGTGTGCGCTTCGTCAACGGCAAGGGCGAGATCATCAAGGCCGGCGGCCGGGTGATGAAGAATGTCACCGGCCTCGATCTCGTCAAGCTGATCGCCGGCTCGCATGGCACGCTGGGTTTTCTCACCGAAGTCACCTTCCGTGTGCCGCCGTCAGCGAAGACCGAACGGACGGTGGTTCTCTCCGGCCTCAACGACGCCGAAGCCGCAAACGCCATGGCGGCGGCAATGGCGCTGCCGGTCGAAATCTCCAGTGCCGCTCATCTGCCTTTGACGGTGACCTGGAAATTCCTCGCCGGCACATTGCCCGAGGGCGAGGCGACGGTGCTCCGCATCGAAGGCCTGGCCGGCTCGGTCGACGTCCGCGTCGAAAAGCTTGCGGCGGCGATGTCGGCCTTTGCGACGGTCACGCGGCTGGAACAGCCGGAAAGCCGCAGGCTGTGGCAGGAAATCCGCGATGTGCTGCCTTATGCCGACGGCACCGCGCGGCCGGTCTGGCGCGTCTCTGTCGCCCCCGGCACCGGCCATCGGCTGGTCGCAGCCCTCCGCCTCGAAGCCGGCGTCGACGCCTTCTACGACTGGCAGGGCGGCCTCGTCTGGATGCGCATGGAGGCCGGTCCCGAAGCCGAGCTGGTCCGCCGCTTCATCAAGGCGCTCGGCGGCGGCCATGCGACGCTGATCCGTGCATCGGTTGCGGCGAGGGCGGTCACCGCTGCCTTCCATCCCGAGCCCGAGGCGGTGGCGATGCTGTCGCGGCGGGTGAAGGAGAAGTTCGATCCGGCCGGGATCTTCAATCCGGGGAAGATGGGGTGA
- a CDS encoding aldo/keto reductase, producing the protein MRYNQLGNTGLFVSEICLGTMTFGEAKQGSMWGAIADVDQDAADRIVERSLGAGVNFIDTADVYSSGESERLLGQALKNLDVPRKDVVIATKVYGVMGDKPNDRGASRGHIMDSVEASLQRLQTDHIDLYQIHATDTVTPIEETLRALDDLVSRGLVRYIGVSNWQAWRISKALGLSERRGFARFETVQAYYSIAGRDLERDIVPMMQEEKLGLMVWSPLAGGLLSGKYGPGAPGNGEGRRASFDFPPVDKDRAWACVAVMREVAEKHGASVATVALAYILAKPFVTTVIIGAKRVDQLDQNLAAVKLKLDEDDLKRLDEVSALAPEYPGWMLSRQGAGRRPADFEAKD; encoded by the coding sequence ATGCGTTACAATCAACTCGGAAATACGGGACTTTTCGTCTCGGAAATCTGCCTGGGCACCATGACCTTCGGCGAAGCCAAACAGGGCAGCATGTGGGGCGCCATCGCCGATGTCGATCAGGATGCCGCCGACCGGATCGTCGAGCGCTCGCTTGGCGCAGGCGTCAATTTCATCGATACGGCCGACGTCTATTCATCCGGCGAGTCCGAAAGGCTGCTCGGCCAGGCGCTGAAGAACCTCGACGTGCCCCGCAAGGACGTGGTCATCGCCACCAAGGTCTACGGCGTCATGGGCGACAAGCCCAACGACCGCGGCGCCTCGCGCGGCCACATCATGGATTCCGTCGAGGCGAGCCTGCAGCGCCTGCAGACCGATCATATCGATCTCTACCAGATCCACGCGACCGATACGGTGACGCCGATCGAGGAGACGCTGCGCGCTCTTGACGATCTCGTTTCCCGCGGTCTCGTGCGCTATATCGGCGTCTCCAACTGGCAGGCTTGGCGTATTTCCAAGGCGCTCGGCCTCTCCGAACGCCGCGGCTTTGCCCGTTTCGAAACCGTGCAGGCCTATTATTCCATCGCCGGCCGCGATCTCGAGCGCGACATCGTGCCGATGATGCAGGAGGAAAAGCTTGGCCTGATGGTCTGGTCGCCGCTCGCCGGCGGTCTGCTCTCCGGCAAATACGGTCCGGGCGCGCCCGGCAACGGCGAGGGCCGCCGCGCCAGTTTCGACTTCCCGCCCGTCGACAAGGACAGGGCCTGGGCCTGCGTCGCCGTCATGCGCGAGGTCGCCGAAAAACACGGCGCCAGCGTCGCCACCGTGGCGCTCGCCTATATCCTCGCCAAGCCTTTCGTCACGACGGTCATCATCGGCGCCAAGCGGGTCGACCAGCTCGACCAGAATCTAGCCGCCGTCAAGCTGAAGCTCGATGAAGACGATTTGAAGAGGCTCGACGAGGTGAGCGCCCTTGCCCCTGAATATCCGGGCTGGATGCTGTCGCGGCAAGGCGCCGGCCGCCGCCCGGCCGATTTCGAGGCGAAGGACTGA
- a CDS encoding L,D-transpeptidase translates to MIKLMPGLAAAGLVLSLMSASAFAAPAGSTPDNAQRPTQIVRVAQMPKYVKPEFKRKKVRLVTTEVAGTVIIDTNNKYLYLVEGNNRATRYGIGVGRDGFGWSGVVKIGRKAEWPDWTPPSEMRRREAAKGHIIPAFQEGGEDNPLGARAMYLYQGGRDTIFRIHGTNQPWTIGLNMSSGCIRMMNEDVTHLYDRAPVGTKVIVIGPGNKQGKVAFEDRGIDVLRTLFGG, encoded by the coding sequence ATGATCAAATTGATGCCAGGTCTGGCTGCGGCCGGACTTGTCCTGTCCTTGATGTCTGCGTCCGCCTTTGCCGCACCCGCCGGCTCCACTCCTGACAACGCACAGCGCCCGACGCAGATCGTGCGTGTGGCGCAGATGCCGAAATACGTGAAGCCGGAGTTCAAGCGCAAGAAAGTGCGCCTGGTGACGACGGAAGTGGCCGGCACCGTGATCATCGATACCAACAACAAGTATCTCTACCTCGTCGAAGGCAACAACCGCGCCACCCGCTACGGCATCGGTGTCGGCCGCGACGGCTTCGGCTGGTCGGGTGTCGTCAAGATCGGCCGCAAGGCCGAATGGCCGGACTGGACGCCGCCGTCCGAGATGCGCCGACGCGAAGCCGCCAAGGGGCACATCATCCCCGCGTTCCAGGAAGGCGGCGAGGACAATCCGCTCGGCGCGCGCGCCATGTATCTCTACCAGGGCGGCCGCGACACCATCTTCCGCATCCACGGCACCAACCAGCCCTGGACGATCGGCCTCAACATGTCTTCCGGCTGCATCCGCATGATGAACGAAGATGTGACGCATCTATACGACCGCGCGCCTGTCGGCACCAAGGTGATCGTCATCGGCCCCGGCAACAAGCAGGGCAAGGTTGCCTTCGAAGACAGGGGCATCGATGTGCTGCGCACGCTATTTGGCGGCTGA
- a CDS encoding LysR family transcriptional regulator produces MTNLGDLEIFAKVVSTGSMSLAGRALGFSPAVVSKRIKRLEDRLGTRLLQRTTRQISLTEAGQGFYDRVLGILAGLEEAEFYISGRSAQMHGTLKISAPTSFGRIHIAPHLKDFMEAHPELAINLVLTDEFSDIVGGGFDLAIRIAELTDSSLVARRLAPVRRLLCASPDYLAAHGEPKHIDELKHHRCLPAHNNDTWRLNGPDGALSLRPEGMLITNSSEVIREAVIAGLGIALRSTWDIGEELKSGRLVQVLPAYEGSHNVALSAVYPSRQFLPAKVRLFIDYLTELYGPVPYWER; encoded by the coding sequence ATGACCAATCTGGGTGATCTCGAAATCTTTGCCAAGGTCGTTTCAACGGGAAGCATGTCGCTCGCCGGGCGGGCGCTCGGCTTTTCCCCGGCCGTCGTCTCCAAACGGATCAAGCGGCTGGAGGACCGGCTGGGCACCCGGCTTCTGCAGCGCACGACGCGGCAGATCTCGCTGACGGAAGCCGGACAGGGCTTCTACGACCGCGTTCTCGGCATTCTCGCCGGGCTGGAGGAGGCAGAATTTTATATCTCAGGCCGCTCGGCGCAGATGCACGGCACGCTGAAGATCTCGGCGCCGACCTCCTTCGGGCGCATACACATCGCGCCGCATCTGAAGGATTTCATGGAGGCGCATCCGGAGCTTGCGATCAACCTGGTGCTGACCGACGAATTCAGCGACATCGTCGGCGGCGGTTTCGATCTGGCGATCCGCATCGCCGAACTCACCGATTCGAGCCTCGTCGCCCGCCGTCTGGCGCCGGTACGCCGGCTGCTCTGCGCCTCGCCGGACTACCTTGCAGCGCATGGCGAGCCGAAACATATCGACGAGCTGAAACACCACCGTTGCCTGCCGGCCCACAATAACGACACCTGGCGGCTGAACGGGCCGGACGGGGCGCTGAGTCTCAGGCCGGAAGGCATGCTGATCACCAATTCCAGCGAAGTGATCCGCGAGGCTGTCATCGCCGGCCTTGGGATCGCGCTGCGCTCGACCTGGGATATCGGCGAAGAGCTCAAGAGTGGCCGGCTGGTGCAGGTGCTGCCGGCCTATGAAGGCTCGCACAATGTCGCGCTGTCGGCCGTCTATCCCAGCCGGCAATTCCTGCCAGCCAAGGTGCGGCTGTTCATCGACTATCTGACAGAGCTTTATGGTCCTGTCCCCTACTGGGAGCGATGA
- a CDS encoding HAD family hydrolase, with translation MATRPLTTIGFDADDTLWQNEQYYRLTEAHFTSLLADFAEGPKISERLLEAEKRNLRHYGFGIKGFTLSMIETAIEITEGKVPAGVIAKILDTGRDLLSHPVETMPHVRDTLEGLAGKYLLVMITKGDLFDQERKLAQSGLGDFFDAVEIVSDKTAVTYRRIFAKVGDGPERAMMVGNSLKSDIVPAIAAGSYGVFVPHELTWVLEHVDEPTEAPRFRKIGHLGELRDLIDRLA, from the coding sequence ATGGCGACGCGACCACTGACCACGATCGGCTTCGATGCCGACGATACGCTTTGGCAGAACGAACAATATTACCGGCTGACGGAAGCGCATTTCACCAGCCTGCTTGCCGATTTCGCCGAAGGACCGAAGATTTCCGAACGGCTGCTGGAAGCCGAGAAACGCAACCTTCGCCACTATGGCTTCGGCATCAAGGGTTTCACACTGTCAATGATCGAAACGGCGATCGAGATCACCGAGGGCAAGGTGCCCGCAGGCGTGATCGCCAAGATCCTCGATACCGGCCGCGACCTGCTCTCCCATCCGGTCGAGACCATGCCACATGTGCGCGACACGCTGGAGGGGCTTGCCGGCAAATATCTGCTTGTGATGATCACCAAGGGCGATCTGTTCGATCAGGAGCGCAAGCTCGCCCAATCCGGGCTCGGCGATTTCTTCGATGCGGTCGAGATCGTCTCCGACAAAACAGCCGTCACCTACCGCCGCATCTTCGCCAAGGTCGGGGACGGGCCGGAGCGGGCGATGATGGTCGGCAATTCGCTGAAATCGGACATCGTGCCGGCAATCGCCGCCGGCAGCTACGGCGTCTTCGTGCCGCACGAACTCACCTGGGTGCTGGAACATGTCGACGAACCGACGGAGGCGCCGCGGTTCCGCAAGATCGGCCATCTCGGCGAATTGCGCGACCTGATCGACCGGCTCGCTTAA
- a CDS encoding L,D-transpeptidase encodes MMKHLVLAAALVGIFSTTAMADDRYATRPPVVLSPDLTAPWINQLGGGTVRPVVYQRPVVQTQQRGLFQRRIIRQAPQVAPQTVSAINPGIPSIRHPIEPQFLPQIVDYDTQEKPGTIVIDTNNRFLYLVMEGGKARRYGVGVGKPGFEWAGAHKITRKTEWPDWTPPSEMVSREAAKGHYLPARMDGGPENPLGARAMYLGSTLYRIHGTNAPWSIGSAVSSGCIRLRNEDVVDLYDRVSVGTRVIVM; translated from the coding sequence ATGATGAAACACCTTGTTCTTGCCGCTGCCCTCGTCGGCATCTTCTCCACGACGGCCATGGCGGACGATCGCTATGCCACCCGTCCGCCGGTCGTGCTCAGCCCCGATCTGACCGCGCCATGGATCAACCAGCTCGGCGGCGGCACGGTTCGTCCCGTCGTCTACCAGCGTCCTGTCGTCCAGACGCAGCAGCGCGGCCTTTTCCAGCGCCGCATCATCCGCCAGGCGCCGCAGGTTGCGCCGCAGACCGTTTCGGCGATCAATCCAGGCATCCCCTCGATCCGCCATCCGATCGAGCCGCAGTTCCTGCCGCAGATCGTGGATTACGACACCCAGGAAAAGCCCGGCACGATCGTCATCGATACCAACAACCGCTTCCTCTATCTGGTGATGGAAGGCGGCAAGGCGCGGCGCTACGGCGTCGGCGTCGGCAAGCCTGGCTTCGAGTGGGCAGGCGCCCACAAGATTACTCGCAAGACGGAATGGCCGGACTGGACGCCGCCGTCCGAAATGGTCAGCCGTGAAGCCGCCAAGGGTCACTACCTGCCGGCACGCATGGACGGCGGCCCGGAAAACCCGCTCGGCGCGCGTGCCATGTATCTCGGCTCGACGCTCTACCGTATCCACGGCACCAACGCGCCCTGGTCGATCGGCAGCGCCGTTTCCTCCGGCTGCATTCGCCTGCGCAACGAAGATGTCGTCGATCTCTACGACCGCGTCAGCGTCGGGACCCGCGTCATCGTCATGTAA
- a CDS encoding DNA-3-methyladenine glycosylase I, with amino-acid sequence MSATGIIIGEDGRSRCHWHANLPDYLRYHDEEWGRPVTDDIRLFEKICLEGFQSGLSWLTILRKRENFRAAFAAFDFEKVALFGEEDIARCLADAGIIRHRGKIVSTINNAKRAIALRDEFGSLAHYFWRYEPGHNERPAIVDRDHIVANPTTPTSVVISKDLKKRGWTFVGPTTVYAFMQAMGLVNDHLEGCYCRAEVEAMRAALVRP; translated from the coding sequence ATGAGCGCGACAGGCATCATCATCGGCGAGGACGGCAGGAGCCGCTGCCACTGGCACGCCAATCTGCCGGATTATCTCCGCTATCACGACGAGGAATGGGGCCGCCCCGTCACCGACGACATCCGCCTCTTCGAGAAGATCTGCCTCGAGGGCTTCCAGTCGGGCCTTTCCTGGCTGACCATCCTGCGCAAGCGTGAGAACTTCCGCGCCGCCTTCGCCGCCTTCGACTTCGAGAAGGTCGCCCTCTTCGGCGAGGAAGATATCGCTCGCTGCCTTGCAGATGCCGGCATCATCCGCCATCGCGGCAAGATCGTCTCCACGATCAACAACGCCAAGCGCGCGATCGCGCTCCGGGACGAATTCGGCTCGCTCGCCCATTACTTCTGGCGCTACGAGCCCGGCCACAACGAAAGGCCGGCGATCGTCGACCGCGATCATATCGTCGCCAATCCGACGACCCCGACATCCGTGGTCATTTCGAAGGATCTGAAGAAGCGCGGCTGGACCTTTGTCGGCCCGACTACAGTTTATGCCTTCATGCAGGCGATGGGCCTCGTCAACGATCATCTGGAGGGCTGTTACTGCCGGGCCGAGGTCGAGGCGATGCGCGCCGCCCTGGTTCGCCCATGA